One window from the genome of Hippoglossus hippoglossus isolate fHipHip1 chromosome 6, fHipHip1.pri, whole genome shotgun sequence encodes:
- the otogl gene encoding otogelin-like protein isoform X1 produces the protein MNLKWTVKRFLLVSLSVSHLLSLEGAQSRLSVREERLQRRANALRRKRDLLGEEVGIHLREPEETYRPLLSEGTLSRSILHNYTARDASSEYCGCLNGGWCQEGGVCDCAQFQALGDRCQIIPNQGQDRDGICRSWGQHHYETFDGTYFYFPGTCSYILAQDCHSATPQYTVWVHNSRVCDGSVYSCPRALSLFFPNEEEIHISGYQVHQGGRRLSLPQTVGGVFIERLADYLLVKSVFGFSLAWDGGSGVYLKMSEEHQGAPCGLCGNFNHLAGDDLTTARGIRTDEPAMFANSWSVDLPHERACPSVDLDFNGPCQSESDMDDAIEKCSALLFFPFLSCHENIDPNPFVASCVSDLCVSDDEETFCRALVEYTRACSHVGYPVREWRDSFPSCNDGCEESFVYRDCISCCPPTCTFEKECLGTNLHCLDGCYCPDGLILQNGTCIAVSQCPCVYHGASYIQGHVLQQGCSVCVCMGGVWNCTENNCTAECSVVGDVFVTTFDGRMFLQPGACQYVLAKSRSGSRFTVTLQYTTCAEHQVCIQSVTVVLDEDVSHQITLTREAEVIIGVNPAPALPYIDGIVEVRRLTSVFTQLKVGIGLRVHYDGRGGQVYLQLDSQWRGQTLGLCGTFNGNLRDDFLSPAGMIEGTPQLHANVWKVSSACVAPVNLPIIDPCEMNQHNVFYATQCEVLLGSVFAPCHGYISPNVYQQQCRYQACRCGSSCLCTALAHYAYLCSKHGVNLNFRSHVSECGVVCLGGMLYHSCASSCGRSCRALSSTETCHPDDCAEGCGCPDGSFYDDVRQRCVQLSQCHCYSMGGVSQPGEVTFSASGPCLCRNGKMECVPEEKEPDSVEVGDCPEGKVYHSCTEQRGGVACAPTCRNLMLNLTCPPNTPCIPGCVCPPGLVLHHGGCYYPENCPCAWLGLEYLPGETVETSCYKCVCHRGYFNCSYSPCPAVCTVYSDRHYHTFDGLEYDYYSDCQVYLLKSAGETEVSIVSQNKDCYESGIVCMKILVIHVGLTKIYFTDNSGNPSPSTVVGRGSEFELWKAGYYTVVQFSNQDLTILWDRKTTVHIRAGPQWKGLLSGLCGNFDSVTVNDMTTSSHMEVNNAQTFGDSWALGQCESDHVVERPCEGDLGRQPYAKRECALLYSDVFAPCHNVVDVAWFYRNCLTDTCNCNRGGDCECLCTSIAAYAHKCCQQGITIHWRSPSVCPYDCEYYNLELGNGPFSLVSAVYNDTMFGVNRTSSSVFPLVRERLGQLPAPGLLFNFMITAGLQKERTSRVPVVSLESAERPNYFLAVSGRSRLQLEHWSRGEEFSRRATFIQHQGLFLPGHTSFELIGQPGIFLTLTRTSARAQRYDTSEGFKSGSSFTLEESSIVIPYRMMCEWRYQACASPCVHTCSDPDATRCQFLPPVEGCFPRCPKNMVLDEVTRRCVYTEDCVSLPPTPTPFAFVTQSNKTTTPSTPATTTTATTTARPTTTTTTTPTTTTTTTTTTTTTTRATTTSSTTVRPTTTTITTTTPSTTSSTERVTTPSAPPPAPPTILTPSTPPDTTTLIMTEVTPPQTTAATPMTTTATPTTVPTEATTISVTSSPPPPTTIASTTSSPTTISTLALTPPITSTRPPLTSPTTAVTTAPTSTISVLETTTETVTTPQTTPTDSTITTETPTPMETTTVAVTTTVTLPTTVEPTSEQVTTEIVTSPGTSPVTDEGSTTPPFVFPTAPCTPPYSYRIDECAELICFNGELLLHNSSLHCRHDSTQPQCSLLGLPILTNTDPCCPLWQCPCRCTVMSDLRVITFDGNNVALYDNGSYILVKLPIETIIGTVEKCPTSQSVNSIRRISPTGGTSGLCFKKLNITTSSHRIIINRLERKVTVNYRPVKLPFSRHSLYVEDTGSMYLIHSPGGVSIQWYHSTGIMVLQYSTPYNASMPTQGLCGCCDGNPEDDLKLPNGTVVREVGDMMLFLQGWRVPTTDETEHARRVGDNCTTGDCSTCLSMLRQRAFMPCHNKVPPEQFCDIMWAGDLHYKDHQCDFLAAYVAVCYTHQVCISWRRHNFCPLRCPPGKEYQPCVSTCTSRTCVNRDYYEETTCSFVREECVCRSGTILHRADSPYCVTEDRCVCTDNEGNPRSPGEVWNGSARGCCLYTCVENGSVVAVEPDCNTVLTPLCEREGEYVLDVLEEGACCPKKICECNMTICDSEAPPCDNGNRLVIGYSALSCCPEYRCECDPMACPPVSPPNCREDQFLVEVRGQSSCCYSFLCVCESCIEPIPTCSNGEILAVDLNTTNSCCPHYHCVCDVNLCPESSMSCAPGLSLVQTTLPGLCCPQHHCECQCEDSSLPICQVGEVLVDVPEGNTNCGCPQHICQKAEVCLFQGLTVLSPGQSLVQYFEGELCYTVHCLHHRDPDSGFYSLEITSVNCSQKCGPHQVYAPSSDPQVCCGSCKNVSCTFTNENGTTEIFAAGSTWVENCTRYDCMETAVGAVILGSGVVCPPFNDTECTQNGGMVQSYVDGCCRTSSPALAVTLQSGPIGARHGSGVGVLPFTDNPLTPTGSTNCDTGKEDGKTCKRVAIRTTIRKDDCRSNTPVTVYSCDGKCPSATIFNFNINSHARFCKCCRESGLQTRSVSLYCSRNATLVEYHFQEPLDCSCQWH, from the exons ATGAACTTGAAGTGGACAGTGAAACGATTTCTTCTGGTGTCGTTGTCAGTCTCCCACTTGCTGTCACTTGAGG GAGCTCAGAGCCGACTTTCTGTCAGAGAGGAAAGACTACAGAG aagggCTAATGCACTTCGGAGGAAACGGGATCTCCTCGGGGAGGAGGTTGGTATACACCTAAGAGAACCAGAGGAG ACATATAGGCCGCTGCTGTCGGAGGGTACACTGTCACGCAGCATTTTACACAACTACACAGCCAGAGATGCCTCTTCAG AATATTGCGGCTGCCTCAATGGGGGCTGGTGTCAGGAGGGCGGTGTGTGTGACTGCGCTCAGTTCCAGGCACTGGGAGACCGCTGCCAGATCa TACCTAACCAGGGCCAGGATAGGGACGGGATCTGCAGGTCATGGGGTCAGCACCACTATGAGACATTTGATGGAACATACTTCTACTTCCCTGGAACCTGCTCCTACATTCTGGCCCAGGACTGCCACTCAGCTACACCACAGTACACAGTGTGG GTCCACAACAGCAGAGTGTGTGATGGGAGTGTGTATTCATGCCCAAGAGCTCTCAGTCTGTTCTTCCCAAATGAGGAGGAGATCCATATCTCTGGATATCAGGTCCACCAGGGAGGTCGCAG gCTAAGTCTACCTCAGACTGTAGGCGGTGTGTTTATTGAGCGACTGGCTGATTACCTGCTCGTGAAGAGTGTGTTTGGCTTCTCGTTGGCCTGGGACGGAGGCTCAGGTGTCTACCTGAAGATGAGCGAGGAGCACCAGGGTGCTCCCTGTGGCCTGTGCGGGAACTTCAATCACCTCGCTGGCGATGACCTCACCACCGCTCGTG GAATCCGCACTGATGAACCTGCAATGTTTGCTAACAGCTGGTCAGTGGATTTGCCTCATGAGAGAGCCTGTCCCTCTGTAGATCTTGACTTCAATGGGCCCTGCCAGTCTGAGTCCGACATGGAT gATGCCATAGAGAAATGCAGTGCGCTTCTCTTCTTCCCGTTTCTGTCATGTCATGAAAACATTGACCCAAATCCCTTTGTGGCCAGCTGTGtgtctgacctctgtgt atcTGATGATGAGGAAACGTTTTGTCGAGCCTTGGTGGAGTACACCCGAGCCTGCTCTCATGTTGGATATCCAGTGAGGGAGTGGAGGGACAGCTTCCCTTCTTGTA ATGATGGCTGTGAGGAGAGCTTTGTCTATAGAGACTGCATCAGCTGCTGTCCACCTACCTGCACATTCGAGAAAGAGTGTCTGGGAACCAACCTGCATTGTCTGGACGGCTGCTACTGTCCTGATG GTCTTATCCTACAGAATGGAACATGTATCGCAGTTTCTCAGTGTCCATGTGTTTATCATGGAGCATCATATATACAAGGACATGTGCTTCAACAGGGCTGCAGTGTTTG TGTGTGCATGGGAGGAGTGTGGAACTGCACCGAGAACAACTGCACAG CGGAGTGCTCGGTGGTGGGGGACGTGTTCGTGACAACGTTTGATGGGAGGATGTTTCTCCAGCCGGGGGCGTGTCAGTACGTCCTGGCGAAGAGCCGCAGTGGCAGCAGATTCACTGTCACGCTGCAATATACGACCTGTGCAGAG CATCAGGTGTGTATTCAGTCAGTGACAGTGGTGCTGGATGAAGATGTGAGTCATCAGATCACTTTGACCAGAGAGGCCGAGGTGATAATAGGTGTCAACCCGGCACCTGCCCTGCCATATATTGATG GTATAGTGGAGGTCCGGAGGCTGACCTCAGTGTTTACACAGCTGAAGGTAGGGATTGGTCTGAGGGTACATTATGATGGTCGAGGAGGGCAGGTTTACCTGCAGCTGGACAGCCAATGGCGTGGACAGACATTGGGCCTCTGTGGAACCTTCAATGGAAACCTACGAGATGACTTTCT gtcTCCCGCAGGTATGATAGAGGGCACTCCCCAACTTCATGCCAATGTTTGGAAGGTGTCATCTGCTTGTGTTGCACCCGTTAACCTGCCCATTATAGATCCCTGTGAGATGAACCAGCACAATG TTTTCTATGCAACCCAGTGTGAGGTGCTCTTGGGGAGTGTATTTGCTCCGTGTCATGGTTACATCAGTCCAAACGTCTACCAGCAGCAGTGCCGCTACCAGGCCTGTCGCTGTGGGAGCAGCTGTCTGTGCACGGCGCTGGCTCACTACGCTTACCTCTGCTCCAAACATGGAGTCAACCTAAATTTCAGATCACATGTCTCTGAATGTG GGGTGGTGTGCCTCGGCGGCATGCTGTACCATTCTTGTGCGTCGTCCTGTGGGCGGTCATGTCGGGCTCTGTCGAGCACCGAGACGTGTCACCCTGACGACTGTGCCGAGGGGTGCGGCTGTCCAGACGGCAGCTTTTATGACGATGTGCGCCAGCGCTGTGTGCAACT GTCTCAGTGTCATTGTTACTCAATGGGCGGTGTGTCACAGCCAGGAGAGGTGACCTTCAGCGCCTCGGGCCCCTG CCTGTGCAGAAATGGGAAGATGGAGTGTGTGCCAGAGGAAAAAG AGCCTGATAGTGTGGAGGTCGGCGATTGTCCAGAAGGGAAAGTGTACCACAGCTGCACCGAGCAGAGAGGAGGCGTGGCGTGTGCACCGACCTGCCGTAACCTGATGTTGAACCTCACATGCCCTCCCAACACACCATGCATCCCTGgctgtgtctgtcctcctgg GCTGGTGCTGCACCATGGGGGGTGTTACTATCCAGAGAACTGCCCCTGTGCCTGGCTGGGCCTTGAGTACCTGCCTGGAGAAACTGTGGAAACATCATGTTACAAATG tgtgtgtcacCGCGGCTATTTCAACTGCAGCTACTCCCCGTGTCCAGCTGTGTGTACAGTCTACAGCGACAGACACTACCACACCTTCGATGGCCTTGAGTACGACTACTACTCTGACTGTCAGGTCTATCTGCTTAAA AGTGCAGGAGAAACCGAGGTGTCCATAGTTTCCCAAAACAAGGACTGCTATGAGAGCGGCATTGTGTGCATGAAAATACTGGTCATTCACGTGGGACTTACCAAAATCTACTTCACTGACAACTCCGGCAACCCT agTCCGTCCACTGTTGTGGGACGAGGGTCAGAGTTTGAGTTGTGGAAAGCCGGCTACTACACCGTGGTGCAGTTTTCCAACCAGGACTTGACCATCCTCTGGGACCGCAAGACGACTGTACACATCAGAGCTGGACCTCAGTGGAAG GGCCTCCTCAGCGGGCTGTGTGGAAATTTTGACAGCGTGACAGTGAACGATATGACCACCTCCAGCCACATGGAAGTCAATAATGCGCAGACCTTTGGAGACAGCTGGGCCCTGGGACAG TGTGAAAGTGACCATGTAGTTGAGCGACCGTGTGAAGGGGACTTGGGGAGACAGCCGTACGCCAAGAGGGAGTGTGCTCTCCTCTACAGCGATGTCTTTGCACCCTGTCACAACGTG GTGGATGTGGCCTGGTTCTATAGGAACTGCCTGACAGACACTTGCAATTGTAACCGCGGGGGTGATTGTGAGTGTCTCTGTACATCCATCGCTGCGTATGCTCACAAATGCTGTCAACAAGGCATCACAATACACTGGCGATCTCCCTCTGTTTGTc CCTATGATTGCGAATATTATAATCTAG AACTCGGCAATGGCCCATTTTCTTTGGTGAGTGCCGTCTATAATGACACCATGTTTGGAGTGAATCgcaccagcagctctgtgtttcctctggtaAGAGAGAGATTGGGGCAGTTGCCTGCCCCAGGCCTACTGTTCAACTTCATGATCACAGCAGGCCTGCAGAAGGAGAGAACATCAC GTGTCCCTGTGGTGTCACTGGAGTCTGCAGAGAGACCAAACTATTTCCTGGCCGTGTCCGGGCGCAGCCGTCTTCAGCTGGAGCACTGGAGTCGAGGGGAAGAGTTTAGTCGCCGGGCAACCTTTATCCAGCACCAGGGGCTGTTTCTGCCAGGTCACACCTCGTTCGAGCTCATCGGCCAACCAGGAATCTTTCTGACGCTGACACGCACTTCTGCACGAGCCCAGAGATATGACACCTCAGAGGGCTTCAAATCGGGAAGCAGCTTCACGCTGGAGG AGAGCAGTATTGTGATACCTTACCGGATGATGTGCGAGTGGCGTTACCAGGCCTGTGCGAGCCCCTGTGTCCACACGTGCAGTGACCCAGATGCCACACGCTGCCAGTTCCTGCCTCC TGTGGAGGGCTGCTTCCCACGTTGTCCGAAGAACATGGTGCTCGATGAAGTAACAAGAAGATGTGTCTACACAGAAGACT GTGTGTCCTTACCTCCGACTCCCACACCCTTTGCATTTGTGACGCAGTCCAACAAAACTACTACACCTTCAACTCCAGCCACAACCACCACAGCTACCACTACCGCAAGGCCGacaactaccaccaccacaactcccactaccaccaccacaacaacaacaaccaccactacAACCACCAGAGCAACAACTACCTCCTCCACTACTGTCAGGCCCACGACAACCACAATCACCACCACTACTCCCAGTACAACATCATCCACCGAGCGTGTCACCACTCCATccgcacctcctcctgctcctcccacCATTCTTACTCCCTCAACACCTCCAGACACAACCACTCTCATCATGACTGAAGTGACCCCTCCTCAAACCACAGCGGCCACTCCTATGACCACCACGGCAACGCCCACCACTGTACCCACCGAGGCCACCACAATATCTGtgacttcttctcctccaccccctACTACCATCGCTTCCACCACCTCCAGTCCGACTACCATTAGCACACTAGCATTAACACCTCCCATAACCTCCACCCGACCTCCTCTAACGTCACCCACCACAGCTGTCACAACGGCCCCCACCTCCACCATTTCTGTCCTCGAAACCACCACTGAAACTGTGACCACTCCCCAAACTACACCAACAGATTCAACCATCACCACAGAGACCCCAACCCCAATGGAAACCACCACAGTAGCCGTGACGACCACAGTAACTCTCCCTACAACTGTAGAGCCCACTTCTGAGCAGGTGACCACAGAAATAGTGACAAGTCCTGGGACCTCTCCTGTAACGGATGAAGGATCGACCACACCTCCATTTGTTTTCCCCACAGCCCCCTGCACA CCGCCATACTCCTACCGCATCGACGAGTGTGCAGAGCTGATCTGTTTCAATggagagctgctgcttcacaactCCTCTCTCCATTGTCGCCACGACAGCACCCAGCCCCAGTGCAGCCTGCTGGGCCTGCCCATCCTCACCAACACAGACCCCTGCTGTCCACTGTGGCAGTGTCCCT GTCGCTGCACTGTGATGTCAGACCTGCGTGTGATCACCTTCGACGGCAACAATGTTGCCTTGTATGACAATGGCTCTTACATCCTGGTCAAACTGCCCATAGAGACCATTATTGGAACTGTGGAGAAATGTCCGACCAGCCAG aGTGTGAACTCCATCAGACGAATT agtccAACAGGTGGAACATCTGGTCTTTGTTTCAAGAAGCTGAACATCACAACCTCCTCCCACAGGATCATTATCAACCGACTGGAACGCAAA GTGACCGTGAACTACAGACCTGTCAAACTCCCGTTCTCCCGTCACTCCCTGTATGTGGAAGACACAGGCAGCATGTATCTGATTCATTCACCTGGTGGGGTCAGCATACAGTGGTATCACAGCACTGGTATCATGGTGCTGCAGTACAGTACCCCTTATAATGCATCTATGCCGACTCAAGGCCTGTGCG GTTGTTGTGATGGGAACCCAGAAGACGACTTGAAGCTGCCCAACGGCACCGTGGTCCGAGAGGTGGGAGACATGATGCTCTTCCTGCAGGGATGGAGAGTGCCAACCACCGATGAAACCGAACACGCACGCAGGGTCGGAGACAACTGCACCACCGGGGATTGCTCCACCTGTCTCTCCATGCTGCGCCAGAGAGCCTTCATGCCATGCCACAACAAG gtgccTCCGGAGCAGTTCTGTGACATCATGTGGGCTGGAGACCTGCACTACAAAGATCACCAGTGTGACTTTCTGGCGGCGTACGTGGCCGTCTGCTACACACATCAAGTCTGCATCAGCTGGAGACGACACAATTTCTGCC CGCTGCGATGTCCCCCTGGTAAGGAGTATCAGCCGTGTGTGAGCACCTGCACCAGCCGCACCTGTGTGAACAGAGACTACTACGAGGAGACCACCTGCTCCTTTGTCAGAGAGGAGTGTGTTTGTCGCAGTGGAACCATCCTGCACCGTGCTGACTCCCCGTACTGTGTAACTGAGGATCGCTGTG TGTGCACAGATAATGAGGGTAACCCCCGGTCCCCGGGCGAGGTGTGGAACGGCTCTGCTCGCGGCTGCTGTCTGTACACATGTGTGGAGAATGGCTCTGTGGTGGCTGTTGAACCAGACTGTAACACTGTCCTGACACCActgtgtgagagggagggagagtatGTGCTGGATGTACTGGAGGAAGGAGCCTGCTGCCCCAAGAAGATCTGCG AGTGCAACATGACCATCTGTGACAGTGAAGCTCCACCCTGTGATAACGGGAACAGGCTCGTCATTGGTTACAGCGCTCTGTCCTGCTGCCCCGAGTACAGATGTG AGTGTGACCCCATGGCGTGCCCCCCCGTCTCGCCCCCCAACTGCAGAGAAGATCAGTTCCTAGTGGAGGTCCGGGGGCAGAGCTCCTGCTGCTACTCTTTCCTATGTG TGTGTGAGTCGTGTATTGAACCCATTCCAACTTGCTCGAACGGGGAAATTCTGGCTGTGGATCTAAACACCACCAACAGCTGCTGTCCACACTACCACTgtg tgtgtgatgtCAACCTGTGTCCTGAATCATCTATGAGCTGtgcacctggtctctctctggtTCAAACTACTCTCCCCGGGCTTTGCTGTCCACAGCATCACTgcg AATGCCAATGTGAGGACAGCTCTCTCCCCATCTGTCAGGTG GGAGAGGTGCTGGTTGATGTTCCAGAAGGCAACACTAACTGCGGCTGTCCTCAGCATATATGCC agaagGCAGAAGTGTGTCTTTTCCAAGGGTTGACAGTGTTGAGCCCAGGCCAGTCTCTGGTTCAGTACTTTGAGGGCGAGCTGTGTTACACCGTCCACTGCCTGCATCACAGAGATCCAGACTCAGGCTTCTACTCTTTGGAAATCACCTCAGTCAACTGTTCCCAGAAATGTGGTCCA CACCAGGTGTACGCGCCGTCCTCAGACCCTCAGGTGTGCTGCGGCTCCTGTAAAAATGTCTCCTGCACTTTCACCAATGAAAACGGCACAACAGAGATTTTCGCT GCAGGGAGTACCTGGGTGGAGAACTGCACACGTTACGACTGCATGGAGACTGCAGTGGGAGCAGTGATCCTTGGCTCTGGGGTGGTTTGTCCGCCATTCAATGACACAGAATGTACTCAG aatGGCGGTATGGTACAGAGCTACGTGGACGGCTGCTGCAGGACAT CCTCTCCCGCTTTAGCAGTGACCTTGCAGTCTGGGCCAATCGGGGCGCGCCATG GTTCTGGAGTTGGTGTTTTGCCATTTACAGATAATCCACTAACTCCCACTGGTAGTACTAACTGTGACACAG gtAAAGAGGATGGTAAGACGTGCAAACGCGTGGCCATCCGGACGACCATTAGAAAAGACGACTGCAGGAGCAATACACCg GTCACAGTATATTCTTGCGACGGGAAATGTCCGTCTGCCACCATATTCAACTTTAACATCAACAGTCACGCCAGGTTCTGTAAGTGCTGCCGCGAGAGTGGACTTCAAACGCGTTCCGTCTCGCTCTACTGCTCTCGCAACGCCACGCTCGTGGAGTACCACTTCCAGGAGCCTCTGGACTGTTCCTGCCAATGGCACTGA